Proteins encoded by one window of Campylobacter concisus:
- a CDS encoding ParA family protein, whose product MSEIITIANQKGGVGKTTTAVNLAASLAVAEKKVLLIDIDPQANATTGLGFSRSDYEFNIYHVLTDRKKLSQIVLKTEIPTLFLAPSNIGLVGIEQEFNDQNKDYKLILKNKISEVINDYDFIIIDSPPALGSITVNALSASDSVIIPIQCEFYALEGLAQILNTVKIIKKTINPKLNIKGFLPTMFSSQNNLSKETIANLKQHFENKLFKSKDGKEEFVVVPRNVKLAESPSFGKPVILYDIKSPGSIAYQNLAYCILN is encoded by the coding sequence ATGAGCGAGATAATAACAATAGCTAATCAAAAAGGCGGCGTTGGCAAGACTACAACAGCCGTAAATTTAGCCGCATCACTGGCGGTTGCTGAAAAAAAAGTATTATTAATAGATATCGATCCACAGGCAAACGCAACGACTGGACTTGGCTTTAGCAGAAGCGACTATGAGTTTAACATTTATCACGTCTTAACAGATAGAAAAAAGCTCTCGCAAATCGTGTTAAAAACTGAGATTCCAACACTTTTTTTAGCTCCATCAAACATCGGACTTGTTGGCATCGAGCAAGAATTTAACGACCAAAATAAGGACTATAAACTAATCCTTAAAAACAAAATTTCAGAAGTTATAAACGATTATGATTTTATCATCATCGATAGTCCTCCAGCACTTGGCAGCATCACAGTAAATGCTCTTAGCGCAAGCGATAGTGTTATCATCCCGATTCAATGTGAATTTTACGCACTTGAGGGCTTAGCTCAAATTTTAAATACGGTTAAGATCATCAAAAAAACGATAAATCCAAAGCTAAATATAAAAGGCTTTTTGCCAACTATGTTTAGTTCGCAAAATAATCTCTCAAAAGAGACGATTGCTAATTTAAAGCAGCATTTTGAAAATAAGCTCTTTAAGAGTAAGGACGGCAAAGAGGAATTTGTGGTCGTTCCAAGAAATGTGAAACTTGCTGAAAGTCCAAGTTTTGGTAAGCCAGTGATACTTTATGATATAAAATCACCAGGCTCAATTGCGTATCAAAATTTGGCATATTGTATTTTAAACTAA
- a CDS encoding ParB/RepB/Spo0J family partition protein produces the protein MAKKGGLGRGLSAILEDVEQAYSKEIANLNDSEMVEEINIDEILPNPYQPRTHFDEEALKELSASIKRHGLIQPIIVIKKDDGYMLIAGERRYRATKMLGSSKIKAIIADIKSQNLRELALIENIQRENLNPIELAKSYKELINEYKITQDGLANIIHKSRTQITNTMRLLLLSDYTQKLLQEDKLTQGHAKVIVGLSTEEEKMVVDTIIGQKLSVRDTEILVKKIKNKEEIKTKKPKISEEMSKKLSNLQEIFKNLKIKAKVKSSNLVLEFNNISQVEEFIARLK, from the coding sequence ATGGCTAAAAAAGGTGGATTAGGGCGAGGACTTAGTGCGATACTTGAAGATGTAGAGCAAGCCTACAGTAAAGAGATCGCAAATTTAAACGACTCTGAGATGGTCGAAGAGATAAATATAGATGAAATTTTACCAAACCCATACCAACCAAGAACACATTTTGATGAAGAGGCCTTAAAAGAGCTAAGTGCTAGCATCAAAAGGCATGGACTGATCCAGCCAATAATCGTCATCAAAAAAGATGATGGCTATATGTTAATAGCTGGTGAGCGTAGATACCGCGCTACAAAGATGCTTGGATCAAGTAAGATAAAGGCAATCATCGCTGATATCAAGTCTCAAAATTTAAGAGAGCTTGCGCTTATTGAAAATATTCAACGTGAAAATTTAAATCCAATCGAACTTGCAAAGTCGTATAAAGAGCTCATAAATGAGTATAAGATCACACAGGATGGCTTGGCAAACATCATTCATAAAAGTAGAACACAAATAACAAATACGATGAGGCTTTTACTTCTTAGCGACTATACGCAAAAACTTTTACAAGAAGATAAACTCACGCAAGGCCACGCTAAAGTTATAGTTGGGCTTAGCACCGAAGAAGAAAAGATGGTTGTTGATACGATAATTGGTCAAAAGCTAAGCGTTAGAGATACAGAGATTTTAGTAAAAAAGATAAAAAATAAGGAAGAGATAAAAACCAAAAAGCCAAAAATTTCTGAGGAAATGAGTAAAAAACTATCAAATTTACAAGAAATTTTTAAAAATTTAAAGATAAAAGCAAAAGTAAAATCTAGCAATCTAGTTTTAGAATTTAATAATATTTCACAGGTGGAAGAATTTATTGCTAGGCTAAAATAG
- a CDS encoding FoF1 ATP synthase subunit B' translates to MLEIDVPLMLLTAVVFLVLIAILNSLLYKPMLKFIDDRNTSIKNDEESTSKNASDLSVHEKEIEEIILNARTEANKIRQEALNLAKEESLKEVNAVKTSLEADYNEFLNALNSQKDNLKADLSAKLPELRAALNAKLSKI, encoded by the coding sequence ATGTTAGAAATAGATGTGCCATTGATGCTTTTAACGGCTGTCGTTTTCTTGGTATTGATCGCTATTTTGAATTCCTTGCTTTATAAGCCAATGCTCAAATTTATAGATGACAGAAATACCTCTATAAAAAATGATGAAGAGAGTACTAGTAAAAATGCAAGTGATCTAAGTGTTCATGAAAAAGAGATTGAAGAGATTATATTAAACGCAAGGACTGAGGCTAATAAAATAAGGCAAGAAGCCTTAAATTTGGCAAAAGAAGAGTCTTTAAAAGAAGTAAATGCTGTAAAAACTAGTTTAGAGGCTGATTACAATGAATTTTTAAATGCTCTAAACTCCCAGAAAGATAACTTAAAGGCAGATCTATCAGCTAAACTACCTGAACTCAGAGCGGCTTTAAATGCCAAGCTCTCTAAAATTTAA
- a CDS encoding F0F1 ATP synthase subunit B: MKIKILFFLALPFLAYASGHGGTNYDIVERTLNFLLFFAILVYFAAKPLKALYQSRIDRIANKLESIQEKLRDSKAKKDDALKRVEEAKQNANSLIETAKKEALNLAAKVKSDAQNDITNLQKSYKEQKEFEERKMTKGVVNEILSDIFSSDSLKVDQKELVNIILKKVS; this comes from the coding sequence ATGAAGATAAAAATTTTATTTTTTCTAGCACTTCCATTTCTAGCTTATGCTAGTGGGCATGGCGGAACAAATTACGATATAGTAGAGAGAACGCTAAACTTCTTACTTTTCTTTGCTATTTTGGTATATTTTGCAGCTAAGCCACTAAAAGCTCTTTATCAAAGCAGAATTGACAGGATCGCAAATAAGCTTGAAAGTATCCAAGAAAAACTCCGTGATTCTAAGGCCAAAAAAGATGACGCTCTAAAACGTGTAGAAGAGGCTAAGCAAAATGCAAACTCTTTAATCGAAACTGCTAAAAAAGAGGCTTTAAATTTAGCTGCTAAGGTTAAAAGTGATGCTCAAAATGATATAACAAATCTTCAAAAGAGCTACAAAGAGCAAAAAGAATTTGAAGAGCGCAAGATGACAAAAGGCGTTGTAAATGAAATTTTGAGCGATATTTTCTCAAGCGATAGCCTAAAAGTCGATCAAAAAGAGCTCGTAAATATAATACTTAAAAAGGTTAGCTAA
- a CDS encoding F0F1 ATP synthase subunit delta, with protein MNEVVAKKYVKAILSDVKSNELNVFIENLSELAAAFASDKFKSIISLPTLKASQKVEFVLSLVKNQDVKFANFIKLLGANKRLELIPAILNEMKIEQSLLENTYRGEVIGNFDLSADQLKALEENFSKKFNSKIKLDGSKSDYNGVKVELDDLGVEINFSIDRLKSQMSEYILKAI; from the coding sequence ATGAATGAAGTAGTAGCTAAAAAATACGTAAAAGCGATCTTAAGCGACGTAAAATCAAATGAACTTAATGTATTTATTGAAAATTTATCAGAGCTAGCTGCTGCTTTTGCTAGCGATAAATTTAAAAGCATTATAAGTTTGCCTACTTTAAAGGCTTCACAAAAGGTTGAATTTGTACTATCTTTGGTTAAAAATCAAGATGTCAAATTTGCAAATTTTATTAAGCTTCTTGGCGCAAATAAAAGACTGGAACTTATCCCAGCGATCTTAAACGAGATGAAGATAGAGCAATCTTTGCTTGAAAATACATATCGTGGCGAGGTTATTGGAAATTTTGATCTAAGCGCTGATCAGTTAAAAGCTCTAGAAGAGAATTTCTCTAAGAAATTTAACTCTAAGATCAAGCTTGATGGCTCAAAGAGCGATTACAACGGCGTAAAAGTTGAGTTAGATGATTTAGGTGTCGAGATAAATTTCTCTATCGATAGACTAAAAAGTCAAATGAGTGAATATATATTAAAAGCAATTTAA
- the atpA gene encoding F0F1 ATP synthase subunit alpha, producing the protein MSAKIKADEISTIIKERIENFDLSVDVEETGKVISVADGVANVYGLKNVMAGEMVEFESGEKGMALNLEESSVGIVILGKTSGITEGSSVKRLKKLLRVPVGDALIGRVVNSLGEPIDAKGPIEATESRFVEEKAKGIMARKSVHEPLQTGIKAIDALVPIGRGQRELIIGDRQTGKTTVAIDTIINQKGQDVICIYVAIGQKQSTVAQVVKKLEEYGAMDYTIVVNAGASDAAALQYLAPYAGVTMGEYFRDNSRHALIIYDDLSKHAVAYREMSLILRRPPGREAYPGDVFYLHSRLLERASKLNDALGAGSLTALPIIETQAGDVSAYIPTNVISITDGQIFLESDLFNSGIRPAINVGLSVSRVGGAAQIKAIKQVSGTLRLDLAQYRELQAFAQFASDLDESSRKQLERGQKMVEVLKQPPYSPLPVENQVVIIFAGAKGYLDDVATANVTKFEAELYPYIEAKYPEIFEQIRTKKVLDKEVEEILHKALKDFKATFAAN; encoded by the coding sequence GTGAGTGCAAAAATTAAAGCTGACGAAATTAGCACGATAATCAAAGAGCGTATTGAAAATTTTGATTTAAGTGTTGATGTAGAAGAGACCGGTAAAGTCATCTCAGTCGCTGATGGCGTTGCTAACGTTTATGGTTTGAAAAACGTTATGGCTGGCGAGATGGTCGAATTTGAAAGCGGCGAAAAAGGTATGGCTCTTAACCTTGAAGAGAGCAGTGTTGGTATAGTTATCCTTGGAAAAACTAGCGGTATCACAGAAGGAAGCTCTGTAAAAAGACTTAAAAAACTTCTACGCGTTCCAGTTGGCGACGCATTAATTGGTCGTGTTGTAAATTCACTAGGTGAGCCAATCGACGCAAAAGGACCAATCGAAGCTACTGAATCTCGCTTCGTCGAAGAAAAAGCAAAAGGTATCATGGCTAGAAAGAGCGTTCATGAGCCACTTCAAACAGGTATCAAAGCGATCGATGCACTTGTGCCAATCGGTAGAGGTCAAAGAGAACTAATCATCGGCGACCGCCAAACTGGAAAAACAACAGTTGCTATCGATACTATCATCAACCAAAAAGGTCAAGATGTTATTTGTATCTATGTTGCTATTGGTCAAAAACAATCAACCGTTGCTCAAGTCGTTAAAAAACTTGAAGAGTACGGTGCTATGGACTACACGATAGTTGTAAATGCTGGTGCTAGTGACGCAGCTGCTCTTCAATACCTTGCCCCATATGCTGGCGTAACAATGGGTGAATATTTTAGGGATAACTCTCGCCACGCGTTAATCATCTATGATGACTTGTCAAAACATGCGGTTGCTTACCGTGAGATGTCTTTGATCTTAAGAAGACCACCAGGCCGTGAAGCTTACCCAGGCGACGTTTTCTACCTTCACTCAAGACTTCTTGAAAGAGCAAGTAAGCTAAATGACGCATTAGGTGCTGGATCTTTAACAGCTCTACCTATTATTGAGACTCAAGCGGGCGATGTTTCAGCTTATATCCCAACAAACGTTATTTCTATTACAGATGGTCAAATTTTCCTTGAAAGTGACTTATTTAACTCAGGTATCCGCCCAGCGATCAACGTTGGTCTTTCTGTTTCTCGTGTCGGTGGTGCAGCTCAGATCAAAGCTATCAAACAAGTGTCTGGTACGTTAAGACTAGACCTTGCTCAGTACCGCGAGCTACAAGCATTTGCTCAATTTGCAAGCGACCTTGACGAGAGTTCGAGAAAACAACTAGAGCGTGGTCAAAAGATGGTTGAAGTACTAAAACAACCTCCATATTCTCCACTTCCAGTTGAGAATCAAGTAGTTATCATATTTGCTGGCGCTAAGGGTTATTTAGATGATGTTGCAACTGCAAATGTAACAAAATTTGAGGCTGAGCTATATCCATATATTGAGGCAAAATACCCTGAAATTTTTGAGCAAATCAGAACTAAAAAGGTTCTTGATAAAGAAGTAGAAGAAATTTTACATAAAGCGTTGAAAGATTTTAAAGCGACTTTTGCTGCTAACTAG
- the atpG gene encoding ATP synthase F1 subunit gamma, translating to MSNLKDIKRKIKSVQNTQKTTRAMKLVSTAKLRKAEEAARYSRVYALKINEVLSEIAYKINQYASVMTESKFFNTTKSVEKVDIIFVTADKGLCGGFNVQTIKTVRRMIDELKAKKVKVRLRAVGKKGIEFFNFQGVELLETYVGASSSPTYEKAQNIIKDAIDDFTNGITDKVVLIHNGYKNMISQEIRVNDIVPIEPSKIVAVETNSLMEFEPEDNYTKIMDELLNKYFEYSMYYALVDSLAAEHSARMQAMDNATNNAKQRVKQLNLAYNKARQESITTELIEIISGVESMK from the coding sequence ATGTCAAATTTAAAAGATATAAAACGAAAGATTAAGAGCGTCCAGAATACTCAAAAGACGACACGTGCGATGAAGCTTGTTTCTACAGCAAAGCTTCGCAAAGCTGAAGAGGCTGCTCGCTACTCTAGAGTTTACGCTCTTAAGATCAATGAGGTTTTATCAGAGATAGCTTATAAGATCAATCAATATGCTTCAGTTATGACTGAGAGTAAATTTTTTAACACAACAAAGAGTGTAGAAAAGGTTGATATTATATTTGTTACCGCTGATAAAGGGCTTTGCGGTGGCTTTAATGTCCAAACTATAAAGACAGTTAGGCGCATGATTGATGAGCTAAAAGCAAAAAAGGTCAAAGTCAGACTAAGAGCTGTTGGTAAAAAAGGTATAGAATTTTTCAATTTCCAAGGCGTTGAACTACTTGAGACTTATGTCGGAGCTAGTTCTTCTCCTACATATGAAAAAGCTCAAAATATCATAAAAGACGCCATTGATGACTTTACAAATGGCATAACTGATAAAGTCGTGCTAATACACAATGGCTATAAAAATATGATTTCTCAAGAGATTAGGGTAAATGATATTGTGCCTATTGAGCCGTCTAAGATAGTTGCTGTTGAGACAAATTCTTTGATGGAATTTGAGCCAGAAGACAATTATACTAAGATCATGGATGAATTGCTCAATAAATATTTTGAGTATAGTATGTATTATGCTTTAGTTGACTCTTTGGCGGCTGAGCACAGTGCTAGAATGCAAGCTATGGATAATGCAACAAACAATGCTAAACAACGCGTTAAACAGTTAAATCTTGCTTACAATAAAGCAAGACAAGAGTCTATTACCACTGAGCTTATCGAGATCATCAGTGGTGTTGAATCAATGAAATAA
- the atpD gene encoding F0F1 ATP synthase subunit beta: MKGVISQVMGPVVDVDFNDYLPKINEAIEVFFEVEGKKHKLILEVAAHLGDNRVRTIAMDMSEGLTRGLEAKALGAPISVPVGEKVLGRIFNVVGDLIDEGEGINFDKHWSIHRDPPPFEEQSTKSEIFETGIKVVDLLAPYAKGGKVGLFGGAGVGKTVIIMELIHNVAFKHSGYSVFAGVGERTREGNDLYHEMKESNVLDKVALCYGQMNEPPGARNRIALTGLTMAEYFRDEMGLDVLMFIDNIFRFSQSGAEMSALLGRIPSAVGYQPTLASEMGKFQERITSTKKGSITSVQAVYVPADDLTDPAPATVFAHLDATTVLNRSIAEKGIYPAVDPLDSTSRMLDPQILGADHYKVARGVQAVLQKYKDLQDIIAILGMDELSEEDKLTVDRARKIERFLSQPFFVAEVFTGSPGKYVSLDENIAGFKGILEGKYDHLPEAAFYMVGNIDEALAKAEKLKA; encoded by the coding sequence ATGAAGGGTGTTATTAGTCAAGTTATGGGCCCTGTGGTCGATGTTGACTTTAATGACTACTTGCCAAAGATCAATGAAGCTATCGAAGTTTTCTTTGAGGTTGAGGGCAAGAAACATAAACTAATATTAGAAGTTGCTGCTCACCTAGGCGATAATAGAGTCAGAACGATCGCTATGGATATGAGTGAGGGCTTGACTCGTGGCTTAGAGGCTAAAGCACTTGGTGCACCTATTAGTGTGCCAGTTGGTGAAAAAGTTCTAGGTAGAATTTTTAACGTAGTTGGTGATTTGATCGACGAGGGCGAGGGTATAAATTTTGATAAGCATTGGTCTATCCACCGCGATCCTCCTCCATTTGAAGAGCAAAGTACGAAAAGTGAAATTTTTGAAACTGGTATCAAAGTAGTTGACCTTCTAGCTCCTTACGCAAAGGGTGGTAAAGTAGGCCTATTTGGTGGTGCTGGTGTTGGTAAAACGGTTATTATTATGGAGCTTATCCACAACGTTGCGTTTAAACACAGCGGTTATTCTGTATTTGCTGGTGTTGGAGAGAGAACTCGTGAAGGAAACGACCTTTATCATGAAATGAAAGAAAGTAATGTTTTGGATAAAGTTGCCTTGTGCTATGGTCAAATGAATGAGCCACCAGGAGCAAGAAACCGTATCGCACTAACTGGTCTTACAATGGCTGAGTACTTCCGTGATGAGATGGGACTTGACGTTTTGATGTTTATCGATAACATATTCCGTTTCTCTCAATCAGGTGCAGAGATGTCAGCTCTACTTGGACGTATCCCATCAGCTGTTGGTTATCAACCAACTCTTGCAAGTGAGATGGGTAAATTCCAAGAGAGAATCACATCAACTAAAAAAGGTTCGATTACATCTGTTCAAGCTGTTTACGTTCCAGCTGACGACCTTACGGATCCAGCTCCTGCTACTGTTTTTGCTCACCTTGATGCTACGACAGTTCTTAACAGATCGATCGCAGAGAAAGGTATCTATCCAGCTGTTGATCCGCTTGATTCTACTTCAAGAATGCTCGATCCTCAAATTTTAGGAGCAGATCACTATAAGGTAGCTCGTGGCGTTCAAGCTGTGCTTCAAAAATATAAAGATCTTCAAGATATCATCGCTATCCTTGGTATGGACGAGCTTAGCGAAGAAGATAAGCTAACAGTTGATAGAGCAAGAAAGATAGAGAGATTTTTATCTCAGCCTTTCTTCGTTGCTGAAGTATTTACAGGTAGCCCTGGCAAATATGTAAGTCTTGACGAAAATATAGCTGGCTTTAAGGGAATTTTAGAGGGTAAATATGATCATTTACCAGAAGCAGCATTTTATATGGTTGGAAATATAGATGAGGCTTTAGCTAAAGCTGAGAAACTTAAGGCTTAA
- the atpC gene encoding ATP synthase F1 subunit epsilon, whose protein sequence is MDKLHLEIVTPQGQIFNDDVSSVVLPGSEGEFGVLPNHASLISLLKAGIIDIEHKNKKHDVVAINWGYAKIDEGKVVILADGAIYVSGDSESELANSLEAARNLIESMSSDTNAFAATISKMENVVRTR, encoded by the coding sequence ATGGATAAATTACATTTAGAGATCGTAACTCCTCAAGGTCAGATATTTAATGATGACGTGAGTAGTGTAGTGCTTCCAGGTAGCGAGGGTGAGTTTGGTGTTTTACCAAACCATGCCTCATTAATATCTCTTTTAAAAGCAGGTATTATAGATATAGAACATAAAAATAAAAAACATGATGTTGTTGCGATTAACTGGGGCTATGCAAAGATTGACGAAGGTAAGGTAGTAATACTTGCTGACGGCGCGATTTACGTCTCTGGCGATAGTGAAAGTGAACTTGCAAATTCATTGGAAGCTGCTAGAAATTTGATAGAGAGTATGAGTAGTGACACAAATGCTTTTGCAGCAACTATATCTAAAATGGAAAATGTAGTGAGAACTAGATAA
- a CDS encoding MotA/TolQ/ExbB proton channel family protein, giving the protein MGGIDLFLNYIQRSSFITIIVLTWLSIYFIVSFTILFSRMAGIGAWQKREQNALEALLMGAKNIPNDSSLRKCANGRISREKLNVCISIAEKNATSGLTWLSVIASTSPFIGLFGTVVSILETFSQLGNGGGSSLGIIAPAISEALVATGCGIFVAIPAYTFNLLIKRKAYELMSVIERQADVMIALKKDDEIL; this is encoded by the coding sequence GTGGGCGGTATAGATTTATTTTTAAATTACATTCAGAGAAGTAGTTTTATTACAATTATTGTTTTAACTTGGCTGTCAATATATTTTATAGTTAGTTTCACAATTCTTTTTTCAAGAATGGCTGGTATTGGAGCTTGGCAAAAACGTGAGCAAAATGCACTTGAAGCACTGCTTATGGGTGCTAAAAATATTCCAAATGATTCGTCTTTGAGAAAATGTGCAAATGGAAGAATCTCAAGAGAAAAGCTAAATGTATGTATAAGCATAGCCGAGAAAAATGCTACAAGTGGACTAACGTGGCTAAGTGTAATAGCATCTACTTCGCCTTTTATCGGTCTTTTTGGAACCGTTGTTTCTATTTTAGAGACATTTTCACAGCTTGGAAATGGTGGAGGTTCATCACTTGGTATTATCGCTCCAGCTATTTCAGAGGCACTTGTTGCAACTGGTTGCGGAATTTTTGTTGCCATCCCAGCATATACATTTAATTTACTCATAAAAAGAAAAGCTTATGAATTAATGAGTGTTATTGAGCGTCAGGCTGATGTTATGATAGCACTTAAAAAAGATGATGAGATACTATAA
- a CDS encoding biopolymer transporter ExbD, with protein sequence MAVKFTDETPELNITPLVDIMLVLLAILMVTMPTITYQEDITLPDGSKAKTSTSKQKDLIVSINSQGQVRIDQSTMSLAEFPDNIALMSTKYDKTSPIYIKADKNLKYDDVMFVLKTLKGAGFNKVALETNG encoded by the coding sequence ATGGCCGTTAAATTTACCGATGAGACACCAGAGCTAAATATAACTCCTCTTGTTGATATTATGCTTGTTTTACTAGCCATTTTAATGGTTACTATGCCAACTATAACATATCAAGAGGATATTACTCTTCCAGATGGTTCAAAGGCGAAAACTTCAACATCTAAGCAAAAAGACCTTATAGTATCTATAAATTCGCAAGGACAAGTTAGAATTGATCAGAGTACTATGAGCCTTGCTGAGTTTCCTGATAATATTGCATTAATGAGTACAAAATACGATAAAACCTCGCCTATCTATATAAAAGCTGACAAAAATTTAAAATACGATGATGTTATGTTTGTATTAAAGACTTTGAAAGGTGCTGGTTTTAATAAAGTAGCTTTAGAGACAAACGGTTAA
- a CDS encoding TonB C-terminal domain-containing protein: MSNKVKFPTLSSFLVAFCIYVTIILILFIKLTFFVEPPKKYTDDKDAIMDVVMVDREVDQTIKAPKQADEVVKETKPEPKKESEEDKQETTNKPVVPDEPLPTPSLPTPPKEEPKPEPKKPEPKPEILKPSEESKEDVKPEPKPEPKPTPKPVEKPKPKEPNIKDLFSDIDPTKLKKDDGIKKVENKVQSRKKSEASSSKAAKEASDIIKSLKIDQNPTAPKSQSTGTYDPLMGAITKQIQRRWQSYKADSANLAKVKVMIDQSGNFNYEILELSYNEEFNAKVKECLEKLTAEKFPFNPDKSTTFNLNLEDKIN, translated from the coding sequence ATGTCAAATAAAGTTAAATTTCCAACGCTTAGTTCGTTTCTTGTAGCGTTTTGTATTTACGTTACTATTATACTTATTTTATTTATAAAGCTTACATTTTTTGTAGAGCCTCCTAAAAAATATACCGATGATAAAGATGCTATTATGGATGTGGTTATGGTTGATAGGGAGGTTGATCAAACCATTAAAGCTCCAAAACAAGCAGATGAAGTAGTTAAAGAGACAAAGCCTGAACCAAAAAAGGAGTCAGAAGAAGATAAACAAGAGACTACAAATAAGCCTGTTGTACCAGATGAACCATTACCTACCCCAAGCTTACCAACTCCTCCAAAAGAGGAACCAAAACCTGAGCCTAAAAAACCAGAACCAAAACCAGAAATTTTAAAACCAAGTGAAGAGTCTAAAGAAGATGTTAAACCAGAGCCAAAACCTGAGCCTAAGCCTACACCAAAGCCAGTTGAAAAGCCAAAACCCAAAGAGCCAAATATAAAAGATCTCTTTAGTGACATAGACCCTACAAAACTCAAAAAAGATGATGGTATAAAAAAGGTTGAAAATAAAGTGCAAAGCCGTAAAAAGAGCGAGGCTTCTAGCTCAAAGGCTGCAAAAGAGGCTAGTGATATTATAAAAAGCCTAAAGATAGATCAAAATCCAACCGCTCCGAAATCACAATCTACCGGTACTTACGATCCACTAATGGGTGCGATAACAAAACAAATTCAAAGAAGATGGCAAAGCTATAAGGCTGATTCTGCAAATTTGGCTAAAGTTAAAGTTATGATAGATCAAAGTGGAAATTTCAACTATGAAATTTTAGAGCTATCATACAATGAAGAGTTTAATGCAAAGGTAAAAGAGTGTCTGGAAAAGCTTACTGCAGAGAAATTTCCATTTAATCCAGACAAAAGTACTACTTTTAATTTAAATTTAGAAGATAAAATAAACTAA
- the tolB gene encoding Tol-Pal system protein TolB: MKKIFLFLCVALGLYAADATISVINQGVALPKIALQDATTAVSDAGFKDKFFKIMLGDLKVSSDFEVIEDHVPSTYEGTAATNTMSDKGVELIFRYALEGSMGSPLTLRVKLIDAKTATTRYERVYNMPDGAKYPFLAHKSIVELTNELNLPPVGWMEKFIILSKYTSARQSSIIVADYTLTYQKTIVSGGLNIFPKWAGADQSKFYYTSYVNNKPTLFRYDLNSGTKTKIIDSIGMLIASDVSKDGSKILLTMAPKDQPDIFIYNTNSKNLTQITNYPGIDVNGNFVDNDSKIVFVSDRLGYPNVFATPAISGGSVEQMVFHGKNNNSVSTFENYVVYSSREASGSFNIYLISTQTDFIRQLTANGKNNYPRFSSDGQSVVFIKELGGQSSLGVVRLNENRSFQFPLKVGKIQSIDW, from the coding sequence ATGAAGAAAATTTTTCTTTTTTTGTGTGTTGCTCTAGGGCTTTATGCTGCTGACGCGACCATATCTGTTATTAACCAAGGTGTTGCTTTGCCAAAGATAGCTTTGCAAGATGCAACTACAGCTGTTAGTGATGCGGGCTTTAAAGATAAATTCTTTAAGATCATGCTAGGTGACTTGAAAGTTAGCTCTGACTTTGAGGTTATCGAAGATCACGTGCCTTCAACCTATGAGGGAACAGCAGCTACAAATACAATGAGCGACAAAGGTGTTGAGCTTATCTTTAGATATGCTCTTGAAGGTTCTATGGGCTCACCTCTTACTTTAAGAGTAAAACTCATCGATGCTAAAACAGCAACTACAAGGTATGAGAGAGTCTATAATATGCCTGATGGTGCAAAGTATCCGTTTTTAGCGCATAAAAGTATAGTTGAGCTTACTAATGAACTAAATTTACCACCAGTTGGCTGGATGGAAAAATTTATTATTCTTTCAAAATATACTTCAGCTCGCCAAAGTTCTATCATAGTTGCTGATTATACACTTACATATCAAAAGACCATAGTAAGTGGTGGACTAAATATTTTCCCAAAATGGGCAGGAGCCGATCAAAGTAAATTTTACTATACATCTTATGTGAATAATAAGCCAACTTTATTTAGATATGATCTAAATTCTGGTACAAAAACAAAGATAATTGATAGCATTGGCATGCTTATAGCCTCAGATGTTAGTAAAGATGGAAGTAAAATTTTATTAACTATGGCACCAAAAGATCAACCAGATATATTTATCTATAATACAAATAGCAAAAATTTGACGCAGATTACTAATTATCCAGGCATAGATGTAAATGGAAATTTTGTAGATAATGATAGTAAGATAGTTTTTGTATCAGATAGGCTTGGTTATCCTAATGTTTTTGCAACTCCTGCGATTTCTGGCGGAAGCGTTGAACAAATGGTATTTCATGGTAAGAATAATAACTCTGTAAGCACATTTGAAAATTATGTTGTTTATTCAAGCAGGGAAGCAAGCGGTAGTTTTAATATATATCTAATTTCAACTCAAACGGATTTTATACGACAGCTTACAGCAAATGGCAAAAATAACTATCCAAGATTCTCAAGCGATGGGCAAAGTGTTGTCTTTATAAAAGAGCTTGGCGGTCAAAGTTCACTAGGTGTTGTTAGGCTAAATGAAAACAGAAGTTTTCAGTTTCCTTTAAAAGTAGGAAAAATTCAATCTATAGATTGGTAA